The following are encoded together in the Bos javanicus breed banteng chromosome X, ARS-OSU_banteng_1.0, whole genome shotgun sequence genome:
- the PIGA gene encoding phosphatidylinositol N-acetylglucosaminyltransferase subunit A isoform X1, whose translation MAYRGRGGRGQPSSASLSRIIPGSLHTFRTCAHNICMVSDFFYPNMGGVESHIYQLSQCLIERGHKVIIVTHAYGNRKGIRYLTNGLKVYYLPLKVMYNQSTATTLFHSLPLLRYIFVRERVTIIHSHSSFSAMAHDALFHAKTMGLQTVFTDHSLFGFADVSSVLTNKLLTVSLCDTNHIICVSYTSKENTVLRAALNPEIVSVIPNAVDPTDFTPDPFRRHDSIITIVVVSRLVYRKGTDLLSGIIPELCQKYPDLKFIIGGEGPKRIILEEVRERYQLHDRVRLLGALEHKDVRNVLVQGHIFLNTSLTEAFCMAIVEAASCGLQVVSTRVGGIPEVLPENLIILCEPSVKSLCEGLEKAIFQLKSGALPPPENIHNIVKTFYTWRNVAERTEKVYDRVAGEAVLPMDKRLDRLISHCGPVTGYIFALLAVFNFLFLIFLRWVTPDSLIDVAIDATGPKGAWTHRYPYSKRGAEHTVLSKTR comes from the exons ATGGCCTATAGAGGAAGAGGTGGGCGTGGCCAGCCTTCCTCAGCATCACTCTCCCGTATCATCCCTGGAAGTCTTCACACATTTAGGACCTGTGCCCATAATATATGCATGGTGTCGGACTTTTTCTACCCAAACATGGGAGGCGTGGAAAGTCACATTTACCAGCTCTCTCAGTGCCTGATTGAAAGAGGGCACAAGGTCATAATTGTCACCCACGCTTACGGAAATCGCAAAGGCATCCGTTACCTCACTAATGGCCTCAAAGTCTATTACTTGCCTCTGAAAGTCATGTACAACCAATCTACAGCCACGACCCTCTTTCACAGTCTGCCATTGCTCAGGTACATATTTGTTCGGGAGAGAGTCACGATAATCCATTCACATAGTTCCTTTTCTGCCATGGCCCATGATGCCCTCTTCCACGCCAAGACAATGGGCCTCCAGACAGTCTTCACGGACCATTCCCTTTTCGGATTTGCTGATGTCAGCTCGGTGCTTACAAACAAGCTTCTaactgtgtctctttgtgacacaAACCACATAATTTGTGTCTCTTACACTAGTAAGGAAAACACTGTGCTAAGAGCAGCACTGAATCCTGAAATAGTGTCCGTCATTCCTAATGCTGTAGATCCTACTGACTTCACTCCAGACCCATTTAGAAGGCATGATAGTATAATAACTATTGTTGTTGTCAGCAGACTTGTTTACAGAAAAG GGACCGATTTACTTAGTGGTATAATACCTGAACTCTGTCAGAAATATcctgatttaaaattcataattgGAGGAGAGGGACCAAAGAGAATCATTTTGGAAGAAGTACGGGAAAGATACCAGCTCCATGACAG AGTGCGTCTCTTGGGAGCCTTAGAGCACAAGGATGTTAGAAATGTCTTAGTTCAAGGACATATTTTTCTTAATACTTCTCTTACGGAAGCATTCTGCATGGCGATTGTGGAAGCAGCCAGTTGTGGTTTACAG gttgtAAGTACCAGGGTTGGTGGAATTCCTGAAGTACTTCCAGAAAATCTTATCATTTTATGTGAGCCTTCTGTAAAATCTTTGTGTGAGGGATTGGAAAAAGCTATTTTCCAACTGAAATCAGGAGCATTGCCACCTCCAGAAAATATCCATAACATTGTAAAGACTTTCTACACCTGGAGGAACGTTGCAGAGAGAACTGAAAAA GTATACGACCGAGTGGCAGGAGAAGCTGTGTTACCCATGGACAAACGGCTGGACAGACTCATTTCTCACTGTGGCCCCGTGACAGGCTACATTTTTGCCCTGTTGGCTGTATTCAACTTTCTCTTCCTCATCTTCCTGAGATGGGTGACTCCAGATTCTTTAATTGATGTTGCAATAGATGCTACAGGGCCAAAGGGTGCCTGGACTCATCGATATCCTTATAGTAAAAGGGGGGCTGAGCATACTGTGCTGTCTAAAACAAGGTAG
- the PIGA gene encoding phosphatidylinositol N-acetylglucosaminyltransferase subunit A isoform X2, translating to MAYRGRGGRGQPSSASLSRIIPGSLHTFRTCAHNICMVSDFFYPNMGGVESHIYQLSQCLIERGHKVIIVTHAYGNRKGIRYLTNGLKVYYLPLKVMYNQSTATTLFHSLPLLRYIFVRERVTIIHSHSSFSAMAHDALFHAKTMGLQTVFTDHSLFGFADVSSVLTNKLLTVSLCDTNHIICVSYTSKENTVLRAALNPEIVSVIPNAVDPTDFTPDPFRRHDSIITIVVVSRLVYRKGTDLLSGIIPELCQKYPDLKFIIGGEGPKRIILEEVRERYQLHDRVRLLGALEHKDVRNVLVQGHIFLNTSLTEAFCMAIVEAASCGLQVVSTRVGGIPEVLPENLIILCEPSVKSLCEGLEKAIFQLKSGALPPPENIHNIVKTFYTWRNVAERTEKFYTL from the exons ATGGCCTATAGAGGAAGAGGTGGGCGTGGCCAGCCTTCCTCAGCATCACTCTCCCGTATCATCCCTGGAAGTCTTCACACATTTAGGACCTGTGCCCATAATATATGCATGGTGTCGGACTTTTTCTACCCAAACATGGGAGGCGTGGAAAGTCACATTTACCAGCTCTCTCAGTGCCTGATTGAAAGAGGGCACAAGGTCATAATTGTCACCCACGCTTACGGAAATCGCAAAGGCATCCGTTACCTCACTAATGGCCTCAAAGTCTATTACTTGCCTCTGAAAGTCATGTACAACCAATCTACAGCCACGACCCTCTTTCACAGTCTGCCATTGCTCAGGTACATATTTGTTCGGGAGAGAGTCACGATAATCCATTCACATAGTTCCTTTTCTGCCATGGCCCATGATGCCCTCTTCCACGCCAAGACAATGGGCCTCCAGACAGTCTTCACGGACCATTCCCTTTTCGGATTTGCTGATGTCAGCTCGGTGCTTACAAACAAGCTTCTaactgtgtctctttgtgacacaAACCACATAATTTGTGTCTCTTACACTAGTAAGGAAAACACTGTGCTAAGAGCAGCACTGAATCCTGAAATAGTGTCCGTCATTCCTAATGCTGTAGATCCTACTGACTTCACTCCAGACCCATTTAGAAGGCATGATAGTATAATAACTATTGTTGTTGTCAGCAGACTTGTTTACAGAAAAG GGACCGATTTACTTAGTGGTATAATACCTGAACTCTGTCAGAAATATcctgatttaaaattcataattgGAGGAGAGGGACCAAAGAGAATCATTTTGGAAGAAGTACGGGAAAGATACCAGCTCCATGACAG AGTGCGTCTCTTGGGAGCCTTAGAGCACAAGGATGTTAGAAATGTCTTAGTTCAAGGACATATTTTTCTTAATACTTCTCTTACGGAAGCATTCTGCATGGCGATTGTGGAAGCAGCCAGTTGTGGTTTACAG gttgtAAGTACCAGGGTTGGTGGAATTCCTGAAGTACTTCCAGAAAATCTTATCATTTTATGTGAGCCTTCTGTAAAATCTTTGTGTGAGGGATTGGAAAAAGCTATTTTCCAACTGAAATCAGGAGCATTGCCACCTCCAGAAAATATCCATAACATTGTAAAGACTTTCTACACCTGGAGGAACGTTGCAGAGAGAACTGAAAAA ttttacaCTCTATGA